One genomic region from Clostridia bacterium encodes:
- a CDS encoding amidase, with the protein MDAGEITSRKLVEFFLSRIEDIDRNGPQLRSVIETNPDAIEIAARLDEERRARGPRGLLHGIPILLKDNIDTGDRMWTTAGSLALAGAPAPRDATVVERLRSAGAVILGKTNLSEWANFRSSYSYSGWSARGGRTRNPYVLDRNPSGSSSGSAVAVAAGLAPAALGTETDGSIVSPSNNNGVVGVKPTVGLTSRAGVIPIAHSQDTVGPHARTVADAALVLGALTGVDPRDPATARGAEHHHRDYTAFLDPDGLRGARIGVARKGFWGYSEKADRVIEAAIDAMRRAGAEIVDPADLPTIDELREDDSEFTVLLYEFKHDLNAYLATRTGVPVRTLEDVIAFNEAHADVELRDFGQDIFEKAQAMGPLTDERYRQALEKSRRLAGRDGIDAVMETYRLDALVAPTGGPAWVTDIVNGDRYGGGSSSPAARAGYPLVTVPAGFAGELPVNITFMGRAWSEPTLLRLAYAFEQCTRARRPPKFLPTL; encoded by the coding sequence ATGGACGCCGGCGAGATCACGTCGCGCAAGCTTGTCGAGTTCTTCCTGTCGCGCATCGAAGACATCGACCGGAATGGCCCTCAGCTCCGGTCCGTCATCGAGACGAACCCCGACGCCATCGAGATCGCGGCCCGTCTCGACGAGGAACGGCGCGCCCGCGGCCCCCGGGGACTGCTGCACGGCATCCCGATTCTTTTGAAGGACAACATCGACACCGGCGACCGCATGTGGACGACCGCCGGCTCGCTCGCCCTCGCCGGAGCTCCCGCCCCACGGGACGCCACGGTGGTCGAGCGGCTGCGCTCCGCGGGTGCCGTGATCCTCGGCAAGACGAACCTCAGCGAGTGGGCCAATTTCCGGTCGTCGTACTCCTACAGCGGCTGGAGCGCGCGCGGCGGCCGCACGCGCAACCCGTACGTCCTCGACCGGAATCCGAGCGGCTCGAGTTCCGGCTCGGCCGTCGCCGTGGCCGCAGGCCTGGCGCCGGCCGCGCTCGGCACCGAGACGGACGGCTCCATCGTGAGCCCGTCCAACAACAACGGCGTCGTCGGCGTCAAGCCGACCGTCGGCCTCACCAGCCGCGCCGGCGTGATTCCCATCGCGCACAGCCAGGACACGGTCGGCCCGCACGCGCGCACCGTGGCCGACGCGGCGCTCGTGCTGGGCGCCCTCACGGGCGTGGACCCGCGGGATCCGGCGACGGCTCGCGGCGCGGAACATCACCACAGGGACTACACGGCCTTCCTCGACCCTGACGGGCTGCGCGGCGCGCGCATCGGCGTCGCCCGCAAGGGCTTCTGGGGCTACAGCGAAAAGGCCGACCGCGTGATCGAGGCCGCGATCGACGCCATGCGGCGCGCGGGCGCGGAGATCGTCGACCCGGCCGATCTGCCGACGATCGACGAGCTTCGCGAGGACGACTCCGAGTTCACCGTCCTGCTCTACGAGTTCAAGCACGATCTCAACGCGTACCTGGCCACCCGCACCGGCGTGCCCGTCCGCACGCTGGAGGACGTCATCGCCTTCAACGAGGCGCACGCGGACGTCGAGCTGCGCGACTTCGGCCAGGACATCTTTGAAAAGGCCCAGGCGATGGGGCCGCTGACCGACGAGCGATACCGGCAGGCGCTGGAGAAGAGCCGCCGGCTGGCCGGGCGGGACGGGATTGACGCCGTGATGGAGACGTATCGATTGGATGCGCTCGTGGCGCCGACCGGCGGCCCGGCGTGGGTCACGGACATCGTCAACGGGGACCGCTACGGCGGCGGCAGCTCGTCGCCGGCCGCGCGCGCCGGGTACCCGCTCGTGACGGTTCCGGCCGGCTTCGCGGGAGAG
- a CDS encoding molybdopterin-dependent oxidoreductase codes for MDERLQAPRRSGLRARLAALGHRWPPAYRRAHSSAIAAVPLLLLSGLALYLPAWHAPLIPFLPLLYWLHVGLGLGFAALLLLPILVPAGSRRLAGFDWLFVLVAGAGLTLTGVMLWLVTVFPSVWRQNSFEWHGALAVAMAAWFAWHGWARSRRALVAPRRRRGRPNAEPMERAPVAHDAAPEPAVAAPPGAPRPPAPRTPAPRPATPARRPIGRREFLAWAGGGLALALAAAAFSNPLVRLWQSLGRPGPRAGSGDSLTGWPGFQLYTVVPGYPDILPDAWQLQVDGLVERPFSLTFAEFLSLPQTAERETFQCVTGWVVPNVSWQGVRLADLVARARPRPEAKFLKFYSGDGVYTESLTLDQAKASNVLLAHSLNGSPLPRAQGAPVRLVVPDMYGYKSLKWLTRIEFTAERHLGYWEVRGYEVDAYIRESGNSRQ; via the coding sequence GTGGACGAACGTCTCCAGGCGCCTCGCCGGTCCGGTCTCCGGGCGCGCCTCGCCGCGCTGGGCCACCGCTGGCCGCCGGCCTACCGGCGCGCGCACAGTTCGGCCATCGCGGCGGTTCCGCTGCTGCTCCTGAGCGGCCTCGCCCTCTATCTCCCCGCGTGGCACGCGCCGCTCATCCCGTTCCTGCCGCTTCTCTACTGGCTCCACGTGGGGCTGGGTCTGGGCTTCGCCGCACTGCTTCTCCTGCCGATCCTCGTTCCCGCGGGATCGCGCCGCCTTGCGGGGTTCGACTGGCTCTTCGTGCTCGTCGCCGGCGCCGGGCTGACCTTGACCGGCGTGATGCTGTGGCTCGTCACGGTCTTTCCTTCGGTCTGGCGTCAGAACAGCTTCGAGTGGCACGGGGCCCTCGCCGTCGCGATGGCGGCGTGGTTCGCGTGGCACGGCTGGGCGCGGTCGCGACGCGCGCTCGTCGCGCCGCGGCGACGGCGCGGACGCCCGAACGCCGAACCCATGGAACGCGCGCCGGTGGCGCACGACGCCGCGCCCGAACCCGCCGTGGCCGCACCGCCGGGCGCGCCGAGGCCACCGGCGCCTCGGACTCCGGCGCCTCGGCCGGCCACGCCCGCTCGCCGGCCCATCGGCCGCCGGGAGTTCCTCGCCTGGGCCGGGGGCGGCCTCGCGCTCGCGCTGGCCGCCGCCGCCTTCAGCAACCCCCTCGTGCGCCTGTGGCAGAGCCTCGGCCGCCCGGGGCCGCGCGCCGGCAGCGGCGACTCGCTCACCGGCTGGCCCGGGTTCCAGCTCTACACCGTCGTGCCGGGCTACCCCGACATCCTCCCCGACGCGTGGCAACTGCAGGTGGACGGCCTCGTGGAGCGACCGTTCTCGTTGACCTTCGCAGAATTCCTCAGCCTGCCCCAGACGGCGGAGCGCGAGACGTTCCAGTGCGTCACCGGTTGGGTCGTGCCCAACGTGAGCTGGCAGGGCGTGCGCCTCGCGGACCTCGTCGCCCGAGCGCGGCCGCGTCCCGAGGCGAAGTTCCTGAAGTTCTACTCCGGTGACGGCGTCTACACGGAAAGCCTCACCCTCGACCAGGCCAAGGCGTCCAACGTCCTCCTGGCCCACTCCCTGAACGGCAGCCCGCTTCCCCGCGCGCAGGGCGCGCCCGTGCGCCTCGTCGTCCCGGACATGTACGGCTACAAGTCGCTGAAGTGGCTGACGCGGATCGAGTTCACGGCGGAGCGCCACCTGGGGTATTGGGAAGTGCGCGGCTACGAGGTCGACGCCTACATCCGCGAGTCCGGCAACAGCCGGCAGTAA
- the fabG gene encoding 3-oxoacyl-ACP reductase FabG: MIDLSGKVAVVTGAGQGIGRAIALELARHGADVVIVDLNEDTARRTAEEARALGRRAAAVRADVTVAADVERAADTAVRDLGGLHVWVNNAGITRDATILKMSEDDFDLVLRVHMRGTFLGLRAAGARMKAQGQGGAIVNISSISGKVGNFGQVNYAGAKAGIVAMTKTAAREFARFGVRVNAIQPGWIETAMTAAVPDEVRAQAVASIPLGRVGQPEEVARVAVFLASDYASYMTGAVLEVTGGRNM; the protein is encoded by the coding sequence ATGATCGATCTTTCGGGCAAGGTCGCGGTGGTGACCGGAGCGGGACAGGGCATCGGGCGGGCCATCGCACTGGAGCTGGCGCGCCACGGCGCGGACGTCGTCATCGTGGACCTGAACGAGGACACGGCGAGGCGGACGGCGGAGGAGGCGCGGGCGCTGGGGCGCCGCGCGGCGGCGGTGCGAGCTGACGTGACGGTCGCCGCCGATGTCGAACGCGCGGCGGACACGGCCGTCCGGGACCTCGGCGGGCTGCACGTCTGGGTGAACAACGCCGGCATCACGCGGGACGCGACCATTCTCAAGATGAGCGAGGACGACTTCGACCTCGTCCTGCGCGTGCACATGCGCGGCACGTTTCTCGGGCTGCGCGCGGCCGGCGCCCGCATGAAGGCCCAGGGCCAGGGCGGCGCCATCGTGAACATCTCGTCGATCAGCGGCAAGGTGGGCAACTTCGGCCAGGTCAACTACGCGGGCGCGAAGGCCGGCATCGTCGCCATGACGAAGACGGCCGCCCGCGAATTCGCGCGCTTCGGCGTGCGCGTGAACGCCATTCAGCCGGGTTGGATCGAGACGGCGATGACGGCCGCGGTGCCGGACGAGGTGCGCGCTCAGGCCGTGGCCTCGATCCCGCTCGGGCGGGTCGGGCAGCCGGAGGAAGTCGCGCGCGTGGCCGTGTTCCTGGCCTCGGATTACGCGAGCTACATGACGGGCGCGGTCTTGGAGGTGACGGGCGGCCGCAACATGTGA
- a CDS encoding MaoC family dehydratase N-terminal domain-containing protein, with amino-acid sequence MPGRYFEDFQVGESFVSPRRTITEADVVLFAGLSGDFNPLHTDRVFAETTPFKQPIAHGLLVLAVATGLNARMGLNDGTALALLGIDEWRFVRPVFFGDTVHVRVTIVDKRETSKPDRGILIRKFEVFNQRDELVQEGYLNLMVRRRPAEAQA; translated from the coding sequence GTGCCGGGGCGCTATTTCGAGGATTTCCAGGTCGGCGAGTCGTTCGTCTCTCCCCGGCGAACCATCACGGAAGCGGACGTCGTCCTCTTCGCCGGCTTGAGCGGCGACTTCAACCCGCTTCACACCGACCGCGTCTTCGCGGAGACGACGCCCTTCAAGCAGCCGATCGCGCACGGGCTTCTGGTGCTTGCCGTGGCCACCGGGCTCAACGCCCGCATGGGCCTGAACGACGGGACGGCGCTGGCGCTGCTCGGCATCGACGAGTGGCGCTTCGTCCGGCCGGTCTTCTTCGGCGACACGGTCCACGTCCGGGTGACGATCGTCGACAAACGCGAGACGTCGAAGCCGGACCGCGGCATCCTCATTCGCAAGTTCGAGGTCTTCAACCAGCGGGACGAACTGGTCCAGGAAGGCTACCTGAACCTCATGGTCCGGCGGCGGCCGGCGGAGGCCCAGGCGTAG